The Fibrobacter sp. sequence TATTGCGTGAGATTTTTTTGCACCCGGTTCCAGGCGCGAGAATCAGGCACCGATTTATTTCTTGGAGGAAACCTTCAAGTTGGTCAGGCTGCGGGCAAGCTTCTTACCAAAGGCGCTGGGATCAAAGCCTCCGAAGTCGAAATCACCGAAGTCAAAACCACCTTCACCGCCAAACATGCTACCCATAATGGCCATCATCAGAGCATTGGTGAAGTCCTCGGTGCACTTGGGGTTGGACTGGGTGTAAGGATAATCCTCGAAATCAAATCCTTCAGCGTCCTTGGCATTCTTGAAATCGTCGTATGCAGCCTTGCAGTCGCTTTCATTATAGGCAAAGCGGGGCTTGGAAGAGTTGGTGCAGGATTCCTTTCCGTAGGTGTACTTGGCCTTGATTTCATCCTTGGACCAGCTTACGACTTCCACGGTATAGTCCTTCATGACGGTAATCTTGTCACAAGTGATTTCGACGTCTGTCAACATATCAAGGCCTTCGCTAATTTCACCGCCAGCAGCTTCCATGAAGATATCCTTGAGGAAACAGTTGCCGGAATAGATGATACCGGCTTCGACGGTCTTGTCGCCATAAACTTCCACAGACGCCACAGCACCGTCTTTCTCGTCTTCATAGGCATCACGCCAGACGCCCTTGGGGAAGTTGGATCCGGAGTAGTTGTATGTTTCTTCATCGCCATCGTAGTCAACGGTAATACGACCCGTCTTGGAATCATACTCGTAGGAATAAGTTCCCTTTTCGCCTTCACGCTTCCAGACCAGCTTGCCATCTTCTTCTTCGCAAACCGGCTCGGAGTATGTAATCGTATTAGCGGACGTATTGATTTCGTAGCTAGCCTTGAAGCGAGCCATAAAGCCCTTGGTATCGGCAGAAGAGCCTTCACTGTCAGCAGAGCTGGAGGAAGAGCAGGCGGTAAAGGCCAATGCAGAAGCCAACGAAGCAAATAAAATCTTTTTCATAAACACTCCTTGATTAGCATTAAAATAAATAAACACCCTTGCATGAGCAAGAGTGTCTAAAATTTTAGATTCAATAAGTGAGCTAAAGCACCTAGGTATTACCGTTTACTTTGCGGGGCAGCCGTCGAGGGTTTCGAACTTGCCCTTGATCACGGTAACGATCTTGGTATTGGTGTTGGCGCCGCGCTTGAACTTGATTTCGCCATACACACCCTTGAAGGTGCCGATGTTGTTGATGGCGTTGGTCAAGGAGCTGGAGCCCTTAGCCATGGCGGTAAAGACGATATTTGCAGCATCGTAGCTGAGGCCGGAAACCTTGTCTTCGCCCGGTTCTTCACCCCAACGTTCCTTGAAGGCGCTAGAAAAGTCCTTGAGGCTCTGGTTGTCGCGGCCCATGTCGAGAGCAGGCACGCTGAAGTAGGAGCTATCCACCAGACGCTTGCCCTGGATCAAGAGTTCGCGGCCATACCAGCCGGAAGTTCCCAGGAAGGTGCCGGAGATTTTGTTGAAGGCAGCCTGGCCAACCATGGAGCCAGCATCAGCCGGATTGGTAGCCGGAATGAAGATACCCGGAATATTGAAAGTGGAGTCGCGCATGGAGAGCATACGTTCCTTGGCATTCACTGCATCCAGGTCGGAAGCGCCACGGGCAATGTTTCTACGACGGTTCAGCTGCTTGAAGCGAACATCGCGGAGCAGGTTGAATTCGGTCTTGTAGTCGGGACGGCCTTCTTCGTAGTTGCGGAAGGCAATCATGCTACCGCCGCGGCGTTCCACAGCCTGGGTAAAGCTCTGGGACATGGCGGAACCGTAATCACCCAAGGGGCTCAGCACTGCGAATTCGCGAATGTTCAGGCACTTCACGGCAAAGTCCGCAATGCTCTGGGCCAAGTTGTCCATGGTGATGTTCACCTGGAAAATGTTCGGGCCCATCTTGGCGATACCGTCGTCGGTAGCAGTCGGGGTGAGCATCGGAATATTCTGGAAGTTGCTGCCCAGCCAAGCGCCAACGGTTGCTGCCGGGGCACTCATGATGGGGCCGATAACAGCAACGATGCTGTCCTGGTTCACAGCCTGCTGGGTGCGGAGCAAAGCCTGGGAAGCGTCGGCACGGGTGTCGGCAACGCGGATGTTGACCTTACCCTGAAGACCAGCCTGTTCGTGGGCCAGCATGACGCCCTGGATTGCGGCAGCACCGAATTCGGCAAAGTCACCAGAAAGGGGAGCAAGCACAAGGATGGTGGGCTGGCCTGCACCAGTACCATCGAGAGATTCCATACCCTTCTTGGCGGTGTTGGAAAGGTTTTCAGCAACGTCTGCAGCGAGAACCTTCTTGTACCAGTAGCGGGCGGCGCGGAAACGCTTTGCGTTCTGGCATTCACGACCGATCTGCAGCTGCATCCAGCCGATAACGTCCTTGTCCACCGGGAACTTTTCCAGGAGAGCCTGGAGCTGGTCGGCGTTCAGGAGGGAAGCGGCCAAAGTCTGGATAACCACGTCCTTGGTGCGGCTACGTGCAGCCGGATTCTTGGAGTAGGCCAAGATGCGGAGCATGGATTCAACGCCTTCATAAACGGCGCCCTTTTCCACGGAAACGATGGCGCTAGCCAATTCCATACGTTCGCGGTAGTCCGACTTAACGTAGTATTCCAGGAATCGGGAGGAAACCTTTTCAGCTTCATCGCGGTTGTGTTCGCGGAGGTAGCATTCAGTAAGCATCACTGCGGCCTTTTCGCCGGAGGACTTACGGAAGCTGGACTTATAGACCTTTTGAAGGGCCGAAATTGCTTCAGAGTAGTTGCCGTTCTGAATCAGGGACTTTGCATTGCCCAAGTCATCTTGAGCGAAGATGGAGGTCGCAAGACCTGCGGCAAGAACCAGAGGAAGGATACGTTTCATAGTTTAATCTTCCACGGTGGACTGAACCACTTCGTGTTCTTTCTTGATTTGCTTTTGGAGGGATTCCGGCAGTTTTGCCCAGTCCATGATATCTACACGGAACGGGAGACCACTATCTACGAAAGCCTTTTCCACAGACGTCATAACCTCAAAAGAGAGAGGTTTTTCGGAAATCGCTACCAATTCGAGTTCGGTTTCAGGGGTAAGATCTACGCCCGAGACGCGTGCGCCATGGGCCCAGACTTCCATGCCTTCGAAATGGAGGGCAATGATCCTCTGAACGGTTTCCAATTGATCGGTTTCAATGCATAATGCCATATTGCCGCCAAATATAGTTTATTAGAGTGCCGGACCACGCCCAAAACAGGGGTTCCGACCCTCCTACTCCTTTTTTACCCTAAAAATTACTGAACAAATGTATAATAATTTTGTATCTGCGGCAAGCCGGATTGCACCGTAGAACCCAAAGATCGGCCAAAACGTCACCAACAAACTAAAAAGATTATATTCAAAACATGAAAAAGTTTGCGTGTTTAGGATTAATGCCCTTCTTTATGTGGGCATGTGGAGACAATGGGAATAACGTCAATGGTAACGAAATCGGCGACGATATTTCAAGTTCATCTATCGAGAATTTGCCTATTGAAAGCCTGCCGGAAAGTTCCTCCAGTATCGACCTGCCGAGCAGTTCCACCGAATCCAGTAGCTCAAATGCCATCTCCAGCAGTTCTTTCGCAAGCTCAAGCTCTAGTGAAACGCCCTTTGTCGGCGATACAACAAAAGTAGTTTATCAACTAAAACCTTTCGAAGGTCCTTTGGCCAATCCCCACAAGGGCTTTACGGTTCCTACAGGCGGCACCTGGGTCTTTGACCCTTCCCTTCTATATGGCCCATACGGTGCCAACGGAAACAAAGCATGGGACTTGGTCACTTATGGCTCCGGTTACCAGCAATGGAACAAGTTGAATCCTGCGAAAGATGTTTACGACTGGACGGAGTTGGACAAGTTACTAGACGCTCTTGAACAACACGGCATGGGTTATGCACTCCGCGTATTGCCCTACACGCCCTCACACATTACAGGAAACGATACTCCCACAGAGAAATACGACTGGACTCCTAATTTCGTTTACGAGATGGGCGCCAAAAAGACTACCGCCACACTTCAGGGAAAAGGCTACAAGGCACAAGTTCCTGTTTGGGATGACCCAATCTATTTACAGGCCGCAAAAGATTTCGGAACGGCACTTGCTGCAAAGTACGATGGAGACCCTCGCATTGAATATATCGACGTCCGCAGTTTTGGGGAATGGGGTGAATGGCACGCCTCTCACCTAGACGGCAGCGAAATGCCCTCCGCCGAAATTGAAATGGACATGCTGAAACATTACGCTTCTGTTTTCAAGAAGACCCAGTTGGTGTTGCCCTCAAACGGCTCCGGTGATGTTTACACCTATGCATTAAGCCTCGGCATTACAAAACGTGACGACGGATTTATCGGTATCCCGGGAAGGCCCGATTCTTTGGTACGCGCCTACAAGGCAAATCTGCCCACCATCGCAGAAAATATTGCCGGCTACACCACCATGTTACAGTACACCGATGTGGTGCCCGGGAATTATTACAAGTGGACTCCCGACCGTTGGGTAAGCGCCATTAAAACCGCACACTTGACTTATTATGTTCTGGACCAGGACAGCGACGGTGGAGAAAAATTCTACCAAGACAACAAAGCTCTGGCAGATTCCATGACTCATGTTATTGGCTACAATTTCAAAATTGAAGAGGCTGAACTTTTGACCATTACTGGTGACAAGGAAACAAAAAACGCATTGAACATTACGGTGAAAAATTCCGGCGTTGCACCGTGTTTCTTTGACGTGTATGTGGTGGCGGAATTCGTAAACAGCGATGGAGAAGTTCTTTCTCAGTTAGGCGAAACCATCAAGATTGAAAAGGGCACCTTCCATGACGAAGACGTTCGCAAATTCTCGTTTGCAAATGTCGTACCTGCAAAAGAGACCAATGTGGCAGCACTGCCTGGTGTAAGCGTGGCGTTATCCATCTACGAAAGCGAAGAAGCATTCAAGGCAGGAAAAAAGCCCACCGTTAGATTCGATAACGACGGGCTTCAGGAAAATAACAAGTTGCTTTTAAGGCAGTAGAATTTTGAATTAGCGGTCCAAAATTTGCAGTCAAAAAACAGCACGCAAAATTAACGCACGGAACTATCGTTCAAAATTCAAGACCCACATTTCAGTGTCGCTGCCTACACGTACCGGCGGGCCCCAGGAATCAACACCAGAAGTTACGAGCCACTTGGTATTATCAAGAATACCGAAGCCCACGCTCAAGCGCCAGAACAAATCAATGAAAACGGTTCCCGGGAAGAACTGTCCGTCGTGAGTGTGTCCACTGAGGGCAAGATCCGGAAGGCGACCGTCGTAATCCTTTTCAATTCCCTTGGGCTGATGGTCCAACAAAATCCAAGGAATATTTTGGAGCTTCGCAGATTCCTCGGAAGCTAACTGAGCGCCAGGAACAAGATCTGCCAAAGGCTTGCGAGTTTCTTCGCGAGTGCGGGAAACCTGGAAATCTGTACGGCCGGTAAAGCAAGCGACAGGCTCAATCGCCTGATTAGAACTGCCCGCCGGGAAACAAGCAGTAGAATCGTCGAGAACCACAAAGCCGTTACGACGGAGCCAGCCCATGGGATCAGAACCGTTACGTTCCATGTAGCCTTCATGATTCCCATTGATAGCCACAGCGGCAATCTTCGCCGTGGAAGCCAACTGTTTCACCAGCTTGTCGTAGCCCTGGGCAGTCATCACAGAATCGTGAATGTCCGCAAGGTCGCCACCGAACAAAATGAAATCCGGCTTGATGCTCTTGGCTTCGGAAACCATACGTTCCAACTTGGCGGGTTTGGAAAGCATATCCAAGTGAAGGTCGCTAAAGAACATGGCAGTAAAGTTCTTTTGTTCTGCAACAGGGGCCGCAGCAGAATCTGTTACCTGACTTTGTGCCACGCGATTTTCCAGCTTGATGGTTTCAAAACGCAGCTCGTAGTTTTCGTTGTGCTGCATACCGTAAGTCAGGAACACCACGGTCAACGCAAAGGAAATTCCAAAGAGAAAACCGGCTTGGCGCTCGGCATCGGGCTGAAGCAAACGCTTCTTGGTCTTGAGGCGTCGAACAATGCGGAACACATCCCACAAAAGAAAAATCCACAAGGCCTGACAAAGCCAGATGATCATTAGCGTCTGAAGATAACTGAAGATGACGCTATTACGGTACAGCATAAAGCTGCCGATGGTGACGATGATGTAGGCGCCTGCAATCAGGGAACCTTTTACACCGGATTTTACTTGGCGAATGTTCCAGAAGAAAAGTCCGAGGAGCGCGAGAATAAGAATGAATCCAATAGCCATAATCAAAAAATACAAAAATTACCTAAATTTGTTTGTGATGCTTATTGCTCTTGCCATTGGATTCGTACTGCTGATGACCTACGGAAAAATCCGCGGGTTCGGATTCGCTGAACTTTTTAAAGTGGCGGGAGCAGGAGTTGCATCGGTCAAGAACATTGCCATCGTCATGTTGCTTGTGGGCGCATTGACTGCTCTTTGGCGAGCTACGGGTACCATCGCATTTATCGTGAGTCTTGCTTCAGGCGCGTTAACGCCGGGGTTGTTTTTACCGGCATCCTTTCTGCTGTGTGCCGCAATTTCCATTTTAACGGGAACATCTGTAGGGACTGCAGCCACCATGGGCGTCATTTGCATGACGGTGGGAAACGCCATCGGGATTGATGCCGCCATTTGCGGCGGCGCGATTTTGTCGGGCGCGTATTTCGGAGACCGCTGTTCCCCGGTTTCAACGTCTGCGCTTCTTGTTGCCGAAGTAACAGGAACGAATCTTTACGACAACATCCGCGGAATGATTCGCACCGGATGGATTCCCACTGTAATCGCCTTGGCCGTTTACGCCATCCTCGGATTTTTTGCTGACGCACAGAGCGCCGCCGCAAACGTATCCGAAATCTTCGCGAAGTATTTTAATCTGCATTGGTACATGGCACTGCCCGCCATCTCCATCTTGGTGCTGGCACTGTTCCGCATCAACGTCAAGATCAATATGCTTATAAGCATCGCCATCAGTATCGCAATTTATTTTATAGGTGGCGGAACGATTGACACAGGCGACATCAATTCACAAGTCGCGGGCATTGCAGATTTTGCGAACATCCTGAAAATTATGTTCTTCGGTTTCGACGCCCCCGAAGAAATCGCCGCTATGCTTAGCGGCGGTGGCATGCTCAGCATGATGAAACTGATTCTCGTTGTCATCATATCGCTGACTTACGCAGGCCTCTTCAAGCTCCTAGGCATCCTCGAAAAGATGAACCTCGTGATAACTCGTCTCGCACAAAAAGTTTCATCCTTCGGCTGCGTGACACTTACCGCCATCGCTACTTGCGCTCTAGCCTGCAATCAGACCTTATCCATCGTGCTTACCAACGACATTTGCCAAGGCATCATGCCCAACGAAAAAGAACGCGCCATCGCTTTGGAAAACACATCTGTCATCATCGCCCCACTGGTGCCCTGGACCGTAGCAAGCCTTGTTCCCCTGGGAGCCATCAACGCTCCCACCACAAGCATCCTGTTCGCATTCTTCCTGATTTTAACACCCGCTATCCAGTGGATCGCAAGCAAGAAAAACATTAAATAAAAAAACGCGGCCATTCGGTCGCGCTATTTTTATTTCAGCATCGCATTTGCAATAATGTGATTCAGCAGGCCATCACAGCCTTCATTTACATCGCGCCAAGTGGCATCAAAATTTCCGGTGTACCAAGGGTCCGCTACATCACCAGGGCGGCGTGTCCAATCCATCATCATGGTGATTTTCCGCGCATCATCCTTTAACTGGGCCGGAGATAAATTCCAGCGCAAGTTCCGCAGATTATTTCTATCCATCAAGATGATGTAATCATAATGATCGTAATCCCGCTGAGTCATCTGACGTGCAGCATGTCCATCGCAATTGATCCCATGGGAGTTCAGCATACGGCGTGCTGGCGGATAAACCGGGTTTCCAATTTCCTCGGTGGAAGTGGCCGCACTGCGAATTTCAAAATCCTCAGCAGAAAGGCCGACCTTGCGCAAGTCCTCTTCACGGGCCTGCACCATATCCTTCATCACATATTCCGCCATAGGACTGCGGCAAATATTTCCATGACAAATAAAAAGAATCTTGATCATTAGTTGCAATTATAGAATTAAAAAATGCACGAATTGATCCGTGCACTTTTTGACTTCTTGAATTTTACAATTCTATTTCACAACAGTAACGCTTTTGACTTCGCGGTAGGTTCCTGTAGAAACCTTCACGATGTAGGTTCCCTGCGGAAGACCTGCACTATTCAAGTCAAGATATTCCTGATATTCACCAGCCGGTTTGACTCCAGAAATACTCTGGTACAAAAGCGCACCATACGGAGAATACAAACTGATTTTCACATTATCCTGCTGTTTGATAGCATACCTAATTTCAAGAACTCCGCGACGATTCTTTAACGACATATTTTTAGCGGGTCCCCGATTCTTGAAAGCAATGGCTGTGGGGATTTCAGAGGTTCCCTCAGAAGAAGCATCATTGGCAATTTTTACAGTGATATTGTAAACGACCATCTTGCTTCCGCTCATAAAGCCTTGGGCAAACTTGTAACTTTCCCCAGCAGCAACTCTATTGGGATAATGTCCTAAAGAAATTTTGCTTTCTTCCAAGTTCCACTCAGCAAATACATAGGCGTTTTCACCCCATTCAACAACTTCCCCATTTTTACCGAACCAATGT is a genomic window containing:
- a CDS encoding penicillin-binding protein activator gives rise to the protein MKRILPLVLAAGLATSIFAQDDLGNAKSLIQNGNYSEAISALQKVYKSSFRKSSGEKAAVMLTECYLREHNRDEAEKVSSRFLEYYVKSDYRERMELASAIVSVEKGAVYEGVESMLRILAYSKNPAARSRTKDVVIQTLAASLLNADQLQALLEKFPVDKDVIGWMQLQIGRECQNAKRFRAARYWYKKVLAADVAENLSNTAKKGMESLDGTGAGQPTILVLAPLSGDFAEFGAAAIQGVMLAHEQAGLQGKVNIRVADTRADASQALLRTQQAVNQDSIVAVIGPIMSAPAATVGAWLGSNFQNIPMLTPTATDDGIAKMGPNIFQVNITMDNLAQSIADFAVKCLNIREFAVLSPLGDYGSAMSQSFTQAVERRGGSMIAFRNYEEGRPDYKTEFNLLRDVRFKQLNRRRNIARGASDLDAVNAKERMLSMRDSTFNIPGIFIPATNPADAGSMVGQAAFNKISGTFLGTSGWYGRELLIQGKRLVDSSYFSVPALDMGRDNQSLKDFSSAFKERWGEEPGEDKVSGLSYDAANIVFTAMAKGSSSLTNAINNIGTFKGVYGEIKFKRGANTNTKIVTVIKGKFETLDGCPAK
- a CDS encoding nucleotidyltransferase domain-containing protein, with protein sequence MALCIETDQLETVQRIIALHFEGMEVWAHGARVSGVDLTPETELELVAISEKPLSFEVMTSVEKAFVDSGLPFRVDIMDWAKLPESLQKQIKKEHEVVQSTVED
- a CDS encoding beta-galactosidase yields the protein MKKFACLGLMPFFMWACGDNGNNVNGNEIGDDISSSSIENLPIESLPESSSSIDLPSSSTESSSSNAISSSSFASSSSSETPFVGDTTKVVYQLKPFEGPLANPHKGFTVPTGGTWVFDPSLLYGPYGANGNKAWDLVTYGSGYQQWNKLNPAKDVYDWTELDKLLDALEQHGMGYALRVLPYTPSHITGNDTPTEKYDWTPNFVYEMGAKKTTATLQGKGYKAQVPVWDDPIYLQAAKDFGTALAAKYDGDPRIEYIDVRSFGEWGEWHASHLDGSEMPSAEIEMDMLKHYASVFKKTQLVLPSNGSGDVYTYALSLGITKRDDGFIGIPGRPDSLVRAYKANLPTIAENIAGYTTMLQYTDVVPGNYYKWTPDRWVSAIKTAHLTYYVLDQDSDGGEKFYQDNKALADSMTHVIGYNFKIEEAELLTITGDKETKNALNITVKNSGVAPCFFDVYVVAEFVNSDGEVLSQLGETIKIEKGTFHDEDVRKFSFANVVPAKETNVAALPGVSVALSIYESEEAFKAGKKPTVRFDNDGLQENNKLLLRQ
- a CDS encoding metallophosphoesterase, coding for MAIGFILILALLGLFFWNIRQVKSGVKGSLIAGAYIIVTIGSFMLYRNSVIFSYLQTLMIIWLCQALWIFLLWDVFRIVRRLKTKKRLLQPDAERQAGFLFGISFALTVVFLTYGMQHNENYELRFETIKLENRVAQSQVTDSAAAPVAEQKNFTAMFFSDLHLDMLSKPAKLERMVSEAKSIKPDFILFGGDLADIHDSVMTAQGYDKLVKQLASTAKIAAVAINGNHEGYMERNGSDPMGWLRRNGFVVLDDSTACFPAGSSNQAIEPVACFTGRTDFQVSRTREETRKPLADLVPGAQLASEESAKLQNIPWILLDHQPKGIEKDYDGRLPDLALSGHTHDGQFFPGTVFIDLFWRLSVGFGILDNTKWLVTSGVDSWGPPVRVGSDTEMWVLNFER
- a CDS encoding low molecular weight phosphotyrosine protein phosphatase — its product is MIKILFICHGNICRSPMAEYVMKDMVQAREEDLRKVGLSAEDFEIRSAATSTEEIGNPVYPPARRMLNSHGINCDGHAARQMTQRDYDHYDYIILMDRNNLRNLRWNLSPAQLKDDARKITMMMDWTRRPGDVADPWYTGNFDATWRDVNEGCDGLLNHIIANAMLK